A stretch of Nymphalis io chromosome 29, ilAglIoxx1.1, whole genome shotgun sequence DNA encodes these proteins:
- the LOC126779689 gene encoding histone H2A has product MSGRGKGGKVKGKAKSRSNRAGLQFPVGRIHRLLRKGNYAERVGAGAPVYLAAVMEYLAAEVLELAGNAARDNKKTRIIPRHLQLAIRNDEELNKLLSGVTIAQGGVLPNIQAVLLPKKTEKKA; this is encoded by the coding sequence ATGTCCGGTCGCGGTAAAGGAGGCAAAGTCAAGGGGAAGGCAAAGTCACGTTCCAACCGTGCCGGTCTTCAGTTTCCCGTCGGACGTATACACAGACTGCTGAGGAAGGGTAACTACGCGGAGCGCGTCGGTGCCGGTGCACCGGTATACCTCGCGGCCGTCATGGAATACCTCGCCGCCGAAGTTCTCGAGTTGGCCGGCAACGCTGCCCGCGACAACAAGAAGACTAGGATTATACCGAGACATCTTCAGTTGGCGATCCGTAACGACGAGGAGCTTAACAAGTTACTCTCGGGCGTGACGATCGCACAAGGCGGCGTCCTCCCCAACATCCAAGCCGTTCTGCTGCCCAAGAAGACCGAGAAGAAGGCATAA
- the LOC126779692 gene encoding histone H2B gives MPPKTSGKAAKKSGKAQKNISKSDKKKKKHKRKESYAIYIYKVLKQVHPDTGISSKAMSIMNSFVNDIFERIAAEASRLAHYNKRSTITSREVQTSVRLLLPGELAKHAVSEGTKAVTKYTSSK, from the coding sequence atgcCGCCCAAGACTAGCGGAAAGGCCGCCAAGAAATCGGGCAAAGCTCAGAAGAATATCTCCAAATCGgataagaagaagaagaagcatAAGAGGAAGGAGAGCTACGCCATCTACATTTACAAAGTACTGAAACAGGTTCATCCCGACACCGGTATCTCGAGTAAGGCCATGTCGATCATGAACTCGTTCGTGAACGACATCTTCGAGCGCATCGCCGCCGAGGCTTCTCGTCTCGCTCACTACAACAAGCGATCGACGATCACATCGAGGGAGGTACAGACGTCGGTGAGGCTGCTTCTACCCGGCGAGCTCGCCAAGCACGCCGTGAGCGAAGGCACTAAGGCCGTAACGAAGTACACGAGCTCTAAGTAA